Proteins encoded in a region of the Paenibacillus sp. W2I17 genome:
- a CDS encoding DUF1648 domain-containing protein has translation MELKERPKIAIKKTRVEIVLDITTFMLFFIFTLYFTQQWMTLPNELPIHFNMKGEPDGWGGKWVVWIPLIIGLILWIGLSILEKYPHTYNYLNLNLDNAERQYTNARIMVNVMKAEITLFFMYISWMILGFSSEKEANNGWLPIVIFIIVLFGSIAFFIYRSFKLK, from the coding sequence TTGGAGCTCAAAGAACGTCCAAAGATAGCAATCAAGAAAACGAGAGTAGAAATAGTGTTAGACATCACGACATTTATGTTGTTTTTTATCTTTACGTTATACTTCACCCAGCAATGGATGACATTACCGAATGAGTTGCCGATACATTTTAATATGAAAGGAGAACCGGATGGGTGGGGGGGAAAGTGGGTCGTTTGGATACCATTAATAATCGGACTTATATTATGGATTGGTCTATCGATTCTTGAAAAATACCCACATACATATAATTACTTGAACTTAAATTTAGACAACGCAGAGAGACAATATACAAATGCTCGTATCATGGTTAATGTAATGAAGGCTGAAATAACACTGTTTTTCATGTATATAAGTTGGATGATCCTTGGTTTTTCCAGTGAAAAAGAGGCTAACAACGGTTGGTTGCCCATTGTTATATTCATTATCGTTTTATTTGGTTCAATTGCATTTTTTATATACAGATCATTTAAGTTGAAATAG
- a CDS encoding glycoside hydrolase family 105 protein, whose protein sequence is MPNQMVLQERISKVSQAMESMKNTSINEQFPIGLIDIHLWEWPQGVGLYGLLQLHEATKDPKVLEFLESWYNARMMEGLPEKNVNTCAPLLTLISLCELTGNREYERVCEEWSSWIMDGLLRTGDGAFQHMITGDANDGQILIDTLFMTVLFLAKAGVYFKKPDMVEEAKRQFLVHIKYLYNKETGLFYHGWDFNGNHNYGAVHWGRGNAWYTAGVMDFLNIIPIEDGLKAYLLDTATAQVRALSKLQGEDGMWHTVLDDPTSYKETSATAAIGYGILKGIRYRYLDESYRQNGLRALEAVLKQIDDHGVVQQVSYGTPVGQDAQFYKDIAISPMGYGQALTLFILIEGLRVPTAE, encoded by the coding sequence ATGCCGAATCAAATGGTGTTGCAGGAGAGAATAAGCAAGGTATCCCAAGCGATGGAGTCTATGAAAAACACAAGCATCAATGAACAGTTTCCCATCGGACTAATCGACATACATCTATGGGAATGGCCGCAAGGTGTCGGTCTATACGGCTTACTTCAGCTCCATGAGGCAACGAAAGATCCTAAAGTGCTGGAATTTCTGGAATCATGGTACAATGCAAGGATGATGGAAGGATTACCAGAAAAAAATGTGAACACCTGTGCTCCGCTTCTTACTTTGATCTCACTATGCGAGCTGACCGGAAACAGGGAGTACGAACGGGTCTGTGAGGAGTGGAGCAGTTGGATCATGGATGGACTGCTGCGTACCGGAGATGGTGCGTTTCAACATATGATCACGGGAGACGCCAATGATGGTCAAATTTTGATTGATACCCTGTTTATGACGGTGCTATTTTTGGCCAAGGCAGGGGTCTACTTCAAGAAACCCGACATGGTGGAAGAAGCCAAACGACAGTTCCTTGTGCATATCAAATATCTATATAACAAGGAAACCGGTTTGTTCTATCATGGCTGGGATTTCAATGGAAATCATAACTATGGTGCTGTTCATTGGGGAAGGGGCAATGCATGGTATACGGCGGGAGTTATGGATTTTCTGAATATCATTCCGATCGAAGACGGGCTGAAGGCCTATCTGCTGGATACAGCAACCGCTCAAGTCAGAGCACTGAGCAAGCTTCAGGGTGAGGATGGCATGTGGCACACTGTTCTGGATGATCCCACCTCTTACAAAGAAACCTCGGCAACAGCAGCGATTGGATACGGCATTCTCAAGGGAATCCGGTATAGATACCTGGATGAATCCTATCGCCAGAATGGCTTGAGGGCGCTTGAAGCAGTGTTGAAACAAATTGATGATCACGGAGTTGTACAGCAGGTGTCCTATGGTACTCCTGTGGGGCAGGATGCTCAGTTTTATAAAGATATAGCGATCAGTCCGATGGGATATGGACAAGCACTTACGTTGTTTATTCTGATTGAGGGCTTGCGGGTCCCAACCGCCGAATAG
- a CDS encoding carbohydrate ABC transporter permease produces MKPMVKVVIYSMLSIAAVVWLLPVLWVVISSLKTNSDLYSFPPKLWPQPVTFEHFKEAFSKGDFGLYFMNSTIVTVSSTVLLLLINSMAGFALAKYRFRGSTIILIGFVSTLMIPIEVIMIPIFKVLSALGLYNSLLAIIIPPAATPTGVFLMRQYLLSVPDELLEAARMDGAGEWKIYWSIILPIAKPILAVLAIFSFMWRWDDFVWPLIAISDPSKYTIQLALSNFIGEYNVDWGSLLAMSVITMLPVLIVFMVFQRYFVSGMITSGMKG; encoded by the coding sequence ATGAAGCCTATGGTCAAAGTCGTCATCTACAGTATGTTAAGTATTGCTGCAGTGGTGTGGCTCCTGCCTGTCCTGTGGGTCGTGATTTCTTCTCTGAAGACGAATAGCGATCTGTACAGCTTCCCTCCCAAGTTGTGGCCGCAGCCCGTCACCTTCGAGCATTTCAAGGAGGCATTCAGTAAAGGTGACTTTGGCTTATATTTTATGAATAGTACGATCGTAACCGTGTCCTCAACGGTGCTACTGTTATTGATTAATTCCATGGCAGGTTTTGCACTCGCGAAGTACCGCTTCCGCGGAAGCACGATCATATTAATCGGTTTTGTCTCAACACTCATGATTCCGATTGAGGTAATCATGATTCCTATATTCAAAGTGCTGAGTGCTCTGGGGTTGTATAATAGCCTGCTCGCGATTATTATCCCGCCAGCAGCAACCCCAACAGGTGTGTTCCTTATGCGGCAGTATTTGTTGAGCGTACCGGATGAGCTGTTGGAAGCTGCCCGGATGGATGGAGCGGGCGAATGGAAAATTTACTGGAGCATTATTCTTCCGATAGCGAAGCCAATTCTTGCGGTGCTCGCAATCTTCTCCTTCATGTGGAGATGGGATGATTTTGTATGGCCGTTAATTGCGATTAGTGATCCATCGAAATATACCATCCAGCTTGCGCTCTCTAATTTTATTGGTGAATACAACGTAGATTGGGGAAGTTTGCTTGCGATGTCCGTCATCACGATGCTTCCGGTACTTATTGTTTTTATGGTTTTCCAACGGTATTTTGTCAGCGGTATGATTACTTCAGGAATGAAAGGATGA
- a CDS encoding carbohydrate ABC transporter permease, translated as MSEGQRLNRNTLAKQNRKLVIAPYLFILPNLLIFGTFIVFPSLLGLYYSFHVYDGLNPMKFNGLDNYIKIIGDREFWSTIGRTGIYAAIVVPLIYAAALGIALLLAREIRMRGFFRAVFYWPTMISYIIVGLTWKWIFGDSFGILNHLLTVVGVEPVGFLTSSFWANTAVIIATVWSRAGFFMVIFIAGLQAIPTDYYEAARLDGATGIKVFRYITLPLLKPTSLLVVMLTLIDAFKAFPLMFALTGGGPGKDTTYIVQYIYEIGFNRQELGLASAMSVMLFILIGGFSALQFRLSKGGAT; from the coding sequence ATGAGTGAAGGACAACGATTAAACAGAAATACGCTGGCAAAACAGAACAGGAAGCTCGTTATTGCTCCTTATCTGTTTATACTTCCCAACCTCCTGATCTTTGGAACTTTTATCGTATTTCCCTCTTTATTGGGCCTCTATTATTCCTTCCATGTCTATGATGGATTGAACCCAATGAAGTTCAACGGGCTGGACAATTATATCAAAATTATAGGAGATCGGGAATTTTGGTCGACCATCGGACGAACGGGGATTTATGCAGCGATTGTTGTCCCGCTAATATATGCAGCAGCGTTAGGCATTGCTTTGCTGCTTGCGCGCGAGATTAGAATGCGCGGGTTCTTCAGGGCCGTATTTTACTGGCCGACCATGATTTCTTACATTATCGTAGGATTGACCTGGAAGTGGATTTTCGGAGATTCATTTGGCATTTTGAATCATCTGCTAACCGTGGTTGGTGTGGAACCCGTCGGCTTTTTAACCTCTTCCTTTTGGGCTAATACGGCTGTAATCATCGCGACAGTATGGTCACGTGCAGGCTTTTTCATGGTCATTTTTATCGCGGGTTTGCAGGCTATACCTACGGATTATTATGAGGCTGCCCGCTTGGACGGGGCAACGGGAATCAAGGTGTTTCGTTATATCACACTCCCGCTTTTGAAGCCAACAAGCTTGCTTGTTGTGATGCTGACTCTGATTGACGCGTTCAAAGCATTCCCACTTATGTTTGCGCTTACAGGTGGTGGGCCGGGCAAAGATACCACCTATATTGTTCAATATATTTATGAGATTGGCTTTAACAGACAGGAGCTCGGTCTGGCCAGTGCCATGTCGGTGATGCTGTTTATCCTTATCGGTGGATTCTCGGCTCTGCAATTCCGTCTATCGAAAGGAGGGGCTACGTAA
- a CDS encoding sugar ABC transporter substrate-binding protein, with amino-acid sequence MTKRTTFKLITSMVLVMLLIVLTACGNSGTNANPKQTTLDFLWFSDGKEGEVIKEIIKEYEQTNTKVKINLIEVGFKDIQTKLKTMLSGGKPPALSRVTDTGSFANQAVDLTPYVDNADQFKDQFIDSLKPYYVINDKLVAAPMDVTANGLIYNKTLFDKAGVKVPTSPDQVWTWDEYTAALKEVMDKGGARYGMVWDVTPHRWSTLLYQNGGSILTEDGTAAAINSEAGIRSMEQFKLLHQEGIMPESVWLGGENPNNLFRSGTVATHWAGNWMISNYKDITDFEWGVTYMPKGTQRSSVPGGKFLMAFKGSGYEQEAAEFIEYLTSKEVNSKYNQESLFMSPRKDSAVLNYEFGKEMFEIFADELKNSSPLAANDWSRQTIISKITTDLKNNIVEVLSDKATPQEALDRTAKLINEAIGSQ; translated from the coding sequence ATGACAAAAAGAACAACGTTTAAGCTCATCACTAGCATGGTATTGGTCATGTTACTCATCGTATTGACTGCTTGCGGAAATTCAGGTACCAATGCTAATCCAAAACAAACAACCCTGGATTTCCTGTGGTTCTCTGACGGAAAAGAAGGAGAAGTCATCAAGGAAATTATTAAAGAGTATGAGCAGACCAATACCAAGGTTAAAATCAACCTGATTGAAGTTGGCTTCAAGGATATCCAAACCAAATTAAAAACAATGTTATCCGGTGGAAAGCCACCTGCCCTGAGCCGGGTCACGGATACCGGATCATTTGCTAATCAAGCGGTTGATCTGACACCTTACGTGGACAATGCGGACCAATTCAAGGATCAATTTATTGACTCACTTAAACCTTATTATGTTATTAATGACAAGCTGGTAGCGGCGCCTATGGATGTTACAGCGAATGGGCTTATTTATAACAAAACCTTATTTGATAAAGCGGGCGTCAAAGTACCGACATCTCCTGACCAGGTATGGACGTGGGATGAATACACAGCTGCGTTAAAAGAGGTTATGGATAAAGGCGGAGCACGTTATGGCATGGTATGGGATGTCACACCGCATAGATGGTCCACTCTTTTGTATCAGAATGGCGGAAGCATCTTAACAGAGGATGGCACTGCAGCAGCGATTAACAGTGAAGCCGGAATCCGTAGCATGGAGCAGTTCAAGCTGCTTCATCAAGAAGGGATCATGCCCGAATCCGTATGGCTCGGAGGGGAAAATCCGAACAACCTGTTCCGTTCCGGGACGGTGGCTACCCACTGGGCTGGCAACTGGATGATCAGCAATTACAAGGATATCACCGATTTTGAATGGGGAGTCACCTACATGCCAAAAGGAACACAACGTTCTTCAGTACCCGGCGGGAAGTTTCTGATGGCTTTCAAAGGCAGTGGATATGAGCAGGAGGCGGCAGAATTTATTGAATACTTAACGTCCAAAGAAGTGAATTCAAAATATAATCAGGAGTCATTGTTTATGAGTCCACGGAAGGATAGCGCTGTCCTGAATTATGAATTTGGCAAGGAGATGTTTGAAATTTTCGCGGATGAACTGAAGAACAGTTCGCCTCTTGCAGCTAATGACTGGTCCAGACAGACAATTATATCCAAAATTACAACGGACCTGAAAAATAATATTGTTGAGGTTCTATCCGATAAGGCAACTCCGCAGGAGGCTTTGGATCGAACAGCCAAGTTGATTAACGAGGCTATTGGCAGTCAATAA